From one Acidobacteriota bacterium genomic stretch:
- a CDS encoding PfkB family carbohydrate kinase: MTGANPKSSSSPLHRAFFDIRWPRDRSFHVIGQGMDAVDWVCFLPHYPVHSSRTECDEVTKLGGGPAATATALCGRYGLKARFIGSVGGDDLGRFSLEDLRREPMDLSCVRVVPGATTQVGIILVDRLTGERTVLWHRDRRLRYAEGELKREWIVSGRLLHLDGCDPDANLQAARWAREAGMKVSLDVDDVQAGIHEVVELTDFLIPSEAFVRNFTGHEDWRSGLRDLARRSRGFVAVTRGRKGTAAIWNGRIYQLPAFPVRPVDTNGAGDVFHGAFIYSLFQDWSVRRCLLFAGAAASLSCTRVGARAGIPPLEEVLSLLKAHPRES; this comes from the coding sequence ATGACCGGCGCAAATCCCAAATCGTCCTCCAGCCCTCTCCATCGCGCCTTTTTCGATATTCGCTGGCCCCGGGACAGGTCCTTTCACGTGATCGGACAGGGGATGGACGCGGTGGACTGGGTGTGCTTCCTTCCCCATTATCCGGTCCACAGCAGCCGGACCGAATGCGACGAAGTTACGAAGCTGGGCGGCGGACCCGCGGCCACGGCTACAGCACTCTGCGGACGTTACGGCCTCAAGGCCAGATTCATCGGAAGTGTGGGAGGAGACGACTTGGGCCGGTTCTCGCTTGAGGATCTGAGACGGGAGCCCATGGACCTCTCCTGTGTACGGGTCGTTCCCGGCGCGACCACCCAAGTAGGCATCATCCTGGTCGATCGCCTCACGGGAGAGAGGACCGTCCTATGGCACCGGGACCGGCGACTGCGATACGCCGAGGGCGAACTGAAACGGGAGTGGATCGTTTCCGGCCGGCTCCTTCACCTGGACGGCTGCGACCCGGACGCCAACCTCCAGGCTGCCCGCTGGGCCAGAGAGGCTGGGATGAAGGTGTCCCTGGACGTGGACGACGTCCAGGCGGGCATCCACGAGGTCGTCGAGCTGACCGACTTTCTGATTCCGAGCGAGGCCTTCGTGAGGAACTTCACCGGGCATGAGGACTGGAGATCGGGATTGAGGGACCTGGCCCGGCGGAGCCGCGGTTTCGTGGCCGTGACCCGGGGCCGCAAGGGAACCGCCGCGATCTGGAACGGCCGGATTTACCAGTTGCCGGCCTTCCCTGTTCGTCCGGTCGACACCAACGGCGCGGGCGACGTCTTTCACGGAGCCTTCATCTATAGTCTCTTCCAAGACTGGAGCGTCCGGCGATGCCTCCTCTTCGCCGGCGCCGCCGCCAGCTTGTCGTGCACCCGGGTCGGCGCCAGGGCCGGCATTCCCCCCTTGGAAGAGGTCCTTTCCCTGTTGAAGGCTCATCCCCGGGAGAGTTAG
- the radC gene encoding DNA repair protein RadC gives MNGSAELLPAQRLFESGWNSLSDVELLALVLAPTDSDQQALTRARRILELLGSIRRLRRASYSLLRQAGMTRRQTHALLAAAHLFQRLGNVPLAAGDSLHNSAQVYRHFRGSVPALLKECFWTLLLDGKNRTLKLVKVSEGTLTSSLVHPREVFRPAIEEAAVGVILAHNHPSGDPTPSREDREITRRLVATGEMVGIRVLDHVIIGPHRHFSFADEGLL, from the coding sequence ATGAATGGAAGCGCCGAACTCCTGCCTGCGCAGCGACTCTTCGAGTCCGGCTGGAATTCACTCTCGGATGTTGAACTGTTGGCGTTGGTCCTCGCTCCGACCGACTCGGATCAGCAGGCCCTTACGCGGGCCCGGCGAATTCTGGAACTGCTGGGTTCGATCCGGAGGCTGCGCCGGGCAAGCTACTCGCTTCTCCGGCAGGCCGGAATGACCCGGAGACAGACTCACGCCCTACTGGCTGCGGCCCACCTCTTCCAGCGATTGGGAAACGTTCCTCTTGCGGCCGGCGACTCGCTTCACAACAGCGCCCAGGTTTACCGTCACTTTCGGGGTTCGGTCCCGGCGCTTCTCAAGGAATGCTTTTGGACTCTCCTTCTGGATGGAAAGAACCGCACCCTGAAACTCGTGAAAGTCTCGGAGGGAACGCTGACTTCGTCTCTGGTCCACCCGCGGGAAGTCTTCAGGCCGGCCATCGAGGAAGCGGCGGTCGGCGTCATCCTGGCTCACAACCATCCCAGCGGGGATCCGACACCGAGCCGGGAGGACCGTGAGATCACACGCCGCCTCGTGGCCACCGGCGAGATGGTGGGGATCCGGGTTCTGGACCATGTTATCATCGGACCCCACCGGCACTTCAGTTTCGCCGACGAAGGCCTGCTCTGA
- a CDS encoding RNA-binding protein codes for MNKIFVGNLSFSVSESALEMFIREFGIEVEEIRIIRDRYTGRSRGFGFVELREGQDLDEVISQLHGRNLEGRDLRVDRANERPKRDSYGGRKDSFGDRPRRRYY; via the coding sequence ATGAACAAAATTTTCGTTGGCAATCTGAGCTTCAGCGTCAGTGAGAGCGCCCTGGAAATGTTTATCCGCGAGTTCGGTATAGAGGTCGAAGAGATTCGGATCATTCGAGACCGCTATACCGGCCGGTCCAGAGGCTTTGGATTCGTTGAGTTGCGCGAAGGCCAGGATCTGGATGAAGTCATTTCACAGTTGCATGGAAGGAATCTGGAAGGGCGCGACCTTCGGGTCGATCGGGCCAATGAGCGCCCCAAGAGAGACTCGTACGGAGGCCGAAAGGATTCGTTCGGGGACCGGCCGCGACGCCGGTACTATTGA
- a CDS encoding O-methyltransferase, producing the protein MNMLLAEIDAYLLRACPPRDSILAEMESRAAADSFPIVGPLVGRLLFQLACISGAKRILELGSGFGYSGYWFGSAVGSAGQLILTDLSSRNLRDAERYFRRGEISCRTEFRVGDALRTLEQVSGPFDIIFNDVDKARYPLVFTQASRLLKAGGMLISDNLLCQGRVLKSGADENVRGMREYTRLIFQNEEYVSTVIPIRDGVSVSVKRS; encoded by the coding sequence ATGAACATGCTCTTGGCGGAAATCGACGCGTATCTGCTCCGGGCTTGCCCCCCGCGAGACTCGATCCTGGCGGAAATGGAGTCCCGGGCGGCGGCCGACTCCTTTCCCATCGTCGGTCCATTGGTGGGACGCCTGCTGTTTCAGCTTGCCTGCATCAGCGGAGCCAAACGCATTCTGGAATTGGGTTCGGGATTCGGATATTCCGGCTACTGGTTCGGCTCTGCCGTTGGCTCCGCGGGCCAGCTCATTCTGACCGATCTCTCGTCCCGGAACCTTCGAGACGCCGAGAGGTATTTCAGACGGGGAGAAATCTCCTGCCGCACGGAGTTTCGAGTCGGGGATGCCCTGAGGACACTCGAGCAGGTCTCCGGGCCGTTCGACATCATTTTCAACGACGTGGACAAGGCTCGGTATCCGCTGGTGTTCACTCAGGCCTCAAGATTGTTGAAGGCAGGCGGAATGCTGATCTCGGACAATCTCTTGTGTCAGGGGCGGGTTCTGAAATCGGGCGCCGATGAAAATGTCCGGGGAATGCGGGAGTATACGCGGCTGATCTTCCAGAACGAAGAGTACGTTTCCACCGTGATTCCGATTCGGGACGGAGTATCGGTGAGCGTCAAGCGGAGCTGA